The Chitinophaga flava genome has a segment encoding these proteins:
- a CDS encoding XRE family transcriptional regulator, translating to MKEQNNFWAHNLKFLRNRKKMTQDDLATALQCTRTKLKALETGATRNPPLEDQILISDFFKIDIDTFVRLDLSQLGELRLRELEAGDMSYITGKKMRVLATTITPDNKEQVEMVSHKAQAGYTAGYTDPDYISSLPVFHMPQLPADRKFRMFPVKGESMLPVPEGAFVIVEYIQDWSHLKDGTPCVVITKNEGIVFKMVYNRIQQSGQLHLVSLNPLFKPYDLPVSEVLEMWKYNSYWTNTDLTPQPDMDAILQALGKLDAKVERLVSNTNATN from the coding sequence ATGAAAGAACAAAATAATTTTTGGGCCCATAACCTGAAATTTCTTCGTAACCGGAAAAAAATGACGCAGGACGATCTGGCAACAGCCCTGCAATGCACCCGTACTAAACTGAAAGCACTGGAAACCGGCGCTACCAGAAATCCGCCACTGGAAGACCAGATTCTGATCTCCGATTTTTTTAAGATTGACATCGATACATTTGTTCGACTTGACCTGTCCCAACTGGGGGAACTACGGCTACGGGAACTGGAAGCCGGTGATATGAGCTACATAACGGGAAAAAAAATGCGCGTACTGGCTACCACCATCACACCAGACAATAAGGAGCAGGTGGAGATGGTGTCTCATAAGGCACAGGCCGGATATACCGCCGGTTATACCGATCCTGACTATATCTCCAGCCTGCCGGTATTCCATATGCCACAACTTCCTGCCGACCGGAAGTTTCGGATGTTTCCTGTTAAAGGGGAATCGATGCTGCCTGTGCCGGAAGGGGCATTTGTCATCGTGGAGTATATCCAGGACTGGTCTCATCTCAAAGATGGCACCCCCTGCGTGGTGATCACCAAAAATGAAGGCATTGTATTCAAGATGGTTTACAACCGCATTCAGCAAAGCGGCCAGTTACACCTCGTTTCACTGAATCCTTTGTTCAAACCCTATGATCTTCCTGTCAGCGAAGTATTGGAAATGTGGAAATACAACAGCTACTGGACGAATACAGACTTAACCCCGCAACCGGATATGGATGCGATTTTGCAGGCATTGGGGAAACTGGATGCGAAAGTAGAAAGATTAGTATCTAATACGAATGCAACAAATTAA
- a CDS encoding porin gives MKLLLTITLICSSGYLFAQPSPLSAPANDTSTSRVKDESSFLIKRKPDILENIHMNFLLRSSLEIPDGGRQSSIRLNEARFEVLGTIVPDLDFRVRYHLNSSQMPKDLDNAPGSLDYAAVNYRFGRKKKWSVNVGKQAAFVGSWEFENDPTYEYQYSEFVNFQTNLFMMAIRFGYQVNQNHSFFLQLHNTDNSSFNTTQANAGYPADGLKGAKNPMGVYATWQGKMFNQKFLTFWSYDISQYASGKTNHSVALGNKVILNKFQAYLDLQWAALAVDYINLATPSINKYQQMVNPAFTPVFARDIHYKGAVLRMDYEFIPGWFITAKGILESDSQTKNNSTIGKNFRENIGIVAGLEYQPIPSQHMKLFGYYYYNQVKFRHVVADANDNQHLNLFAVGVLYSVNAF, from the coding sequence ATGAAACTACTACTAACCATCACTCTTATCTGTTCATCTGGTTATTTGTTTGCCCAGCCATCTCCGCTATCGGCTCCTGCCAATGATACCAGTACTAGTCGTGTGAAAGATGAATCATCTTTTTTAATAAAAAGGAAACCGGATATACTGGAAAATATCCACATGAATTTCCTGCTGCGAAGCTCACTGGAAATCCCGGATGGAGGAAGACAATCGTCTATCCGCCTGAATGAAGCCCGGTTTGAAGTATTAGGCACCATTGTGCCGGACCTTGACTTCAGAGTCCGGTACCACCTTAACAGCTCGCAGATGCCCAAAGATCTGGACAATGCCCCGGGATCACTGGATTATGCCGCCGTAAATTACAGGTTCGGGAGGAAGAAAAAATGGTCTGTAAACGTCGGAAAACAAGCTGCGTTTGTGGGAAGCTGGGAGTTTGAAAATGATCCCACTTACGAGTATCAATACTCTGAGTTTGTCAACTTCCAGACCAATTTATTCATGATGGCCATACGCTTTGGATACCAGGTGAACCAAAATCATAGCTTCTTCCTCCAGCTACACAATACAGACAACTCATCCTTCAACACCACACAAGCCAATGCAGGATACCCCGCTGATGGCCTGAAGGGCGCCAAAAACCCGATGGGTGTCTACGCCACCTGGCAGGGCAAAATGTTCAATCAAAAATTCCTTACTTTCTGGAGTTATGATATTTCACAATATGCGTCGGGTAAAACCAATCACTCTGTGGCATTGGGTAATAAAGTCATACTGAACAAATTCCAAGCTTATCTCGACCTGCAGTGGGCTGCACTGGCAGTAGATTACATAAATCTTGCTACTCCATCGATCAATAAGTACCAGCAAATGGTCAATCCTGCTTTTACCCCGGTGTTTGCAAGGGATATCCATTATAAAGGCGCCGTGTTAAGAATGGACTATGAATTTATTCCAGGATGGTTCATTACTGCCAAGGGGATTTTAGAATCAGACAGTCAGACAAAGAATAACAGTACTATCGGAAAAAATTTCCGGGAAAACATTGGCATCGTTGCAGGCCTGGAATACCAGCCTATCCCCAGCCAGCATATGAAGTTGTTCGGGTATTACT